The DNA segment accgctgagccatcaCTGTACTGTGCCACTTTACTGTATTGTAGAAGCATGGATGGCACAATACAGCCACATTACTGTTACTAcatgttgcagatgaataggcaTATTTTGCATACAGCTCACTGTAGTTGCTGATGATTTTTCCTCACAAATCTAGCGTGACTTTAGCTGGTAACTTTAGCAGCTTTCATGgaccttaaaaaaaacagcattgtgAAAATAGACAAACGTCAGCAGGACGGTAGGAAAGAGGTCTGACGTCAGCTAGATTACTACAGCTACGTTTACCTTAATACACCTCAGGACTACAAAACCCAGTAATGGCAGCTAGCTAGATTTATAACTACCTATAACACATTaataactagctaactaactaagtGTTAACAGGTCAGCGCTGGCTCCTTACCTCGAGGACTCCTCTGTGAAACCTCCATCTGTGAGCCTGACTTTACAGAACAGGACGCCGTTCACGACCGGCACAGCCGACAGTTCCTCCAGCTCGAAATCCACCTTAAATTTGAACTTCTTTTTCTTCATCATGATGAAGGACATCGGGCTCCTGTACTCTCGCGTCTCTCTGAGCTCTCTCGGACGCAGTAACGCCGCACAGCCGGACAGAGCGCCGCTGCTCTCGGTCAGGGAGATTTAACTGTCACCGCAGGAACGTTTGGAGCGTCTTTTTCAAGCGAGCGAATCAAACTGAAGGAACCGACacctttcaaaataaaagtcctccaGCTTGGACTAAAAGACcgcgtgtgtgttgtgtgtgtgtgtgtatatgtgtgtttaagACACACTAGTATCGGGAATTACAGTTACTGCTGCAGTTACTCTGTCTTTGATTACAGAACTTGAGTGAAAGTAATTCAGTTCctgtaattatatatacaattaAGATTAAGGTTGTGCAAAACCTCTGTATTTTTCACGCAGTTTCTTGGTTAGGCTGTCATATAAGGTTGTCATCATGACCCCCAAAGTCCTACTGTATCTTTAAATAAcattacacacaccacacaatcAAACACATAGATTAAGTAAAatgatgaataataaataaaaaataattctttCTTGATTAGACCATATTTAGACCATTCCTTAAAACATTCAAAATTAAGATAACTTGCATCCTAATGGGAGTTTCTTCCATAACAGCTGATGTATAATGCAAAACATAGCTATGTGTATTTCATATAAAATAGTTTTTAATCATAATATGACATTATGTTTTAAATAAAGCAACAACATTCTTCAAATAATACATACGTATAGTGCACGAACAGAGAAAACTATCTGGTCATGAGATTTGCATCTGAGAGATGGGTACAAGCTGTTTATGACTATATTTAGACTGACTAGACAATATACGTGTATAATAACAGCAAATAATCTATGATGAggaacaaaaaatatataagaaaCAAGGTTATAATAtgaggggtttttttttatccaccATTGTGGAGAGCACGAAATTAAACCTTTTGAAAGATCATGCTAAACACTATACATCACATACAGTCACTAAGCAGAATGaaaaatcacaaatacattttccTCATGTTACTTGTTGGAAGCAAAAAGAGTTTAACCAACATTTAAAATCTTTCTGGAGTAGCATTTTTAAAGCCATGCCAGTAAGCAGTAATGCACCGGATCTGTGCAATCCTCCCTACAGGTGCTCTGTCAATAAGTGTGTGCAGACCAAGTAACATAATACAGAGTACTACAGCTTTAATCACCAGTGCTGAGGAAGACTCTCTACTGTCTGCCCCATTCCTTTACACATTAAATGAAAACGCACCAGGTCCTCTGGAATTTGCTTTGGGACTTTTATTACAGAACTCTTATTACACAAGCAGCTAGTAGCTATGACAACCGAGAAGCGATGGCTTGTCTCCTTGGAAACCGTAAACAAGTCCGCCGAGAGGAGGTCAGTGGCCCCCTCACACTTCTGTAGTTGCTTTACACACGAAGATTATAGCTAGGAAAATATCCAAAACTCCTGGGTTGGAGAGATGGAGCATTTGTCATCCCTCCAGAATCTGCAGGCGCTCTCCGCCTTGCTCTCCACACCCGCAGACGAGGAGAGCGACGAAGAGGACGGAAAGGTAAAGAGAACCAGCGTTGGCGTAAACAACGCCATTAGCGTAAAACACGGCCATTCAGGAAACTCAGCCGTTCCTGTTAATTCTCTGTGGTTTAATAGTGGAGCCCAGTGGTCTCTACGGGAATTTCATATTTCACATTATGATATGGCATTTTGTCCAACAGGGgactaattatagacccatttAGTAGTTTATAAATGTGTCCTTCAGGAAAGTGTATTAAACCTTAAGTTCACTTCCATTTAGGAAGAGAAACGAATTCCTAACGGTTTAAAggagcttttatttttattatttattttttacagcagAATTTATGTTATTAGTGCCTGTTATTAGGATCAATATACTGTATACGTTACATTTATTAGATGTTTCCCCTTTgtttgtaaatatatttttattgttttccaAAAATAAGAGACAATAAACAACCACATTGACGCACCACAATGATgttgagaaaataaataaataaataaattagctaataaataaatacaaataaataaataaataaatgaatggatgaatgaatgaaaaaataaataaataaatggatgaatgaatgaaaaaataaataaataaataaataactaactaATGGGAAAAGGGGGGTTAAAAGTAAACTTAATAGTTATCATTAAAATAGGATAGCTATAGTACAGTACATAAAGTAGtgtaatgtattaaaaaataggTGGGGAGGGGGCAGAGGGGCATTAAGTGAGATAGCTACAGTTTTGCACTACACACAGCTTCATGTTTGATTTGACAGATCAGTCAATAGTCAACAGCATTGGACCACTGTTCAATAGTGGCTGCCCTGATGTGATGTAATCTGACAGTAATTCGCTCTAGTATaagaacatacataaaaaaataatgaataaacacaCGGATGGTATGTCTGACCTCATTTGTTAGTAGCAGGGCTGTACCTACACATCTGTGGGCCTTAAGTGATATCCTGTTTGGAAACACCTCATCCACCTCAgtcatattattttatatgcaaAACATCATTCATTTTGTTAAGGAAAATAATCAGGTAAACATTTACAGCCTTTGGCAGACACTACTCCCCTTAGTGTATTTACAGTTTAGTCATGGTAGGAGAATATAGTATTATAAGCCTTGCCCATCCACTATGCTTTACCATCCACATTTATTCATTATGTACAGAAGGGACTCATATCACTATATCAAAACATTATAGAGAAAATGTAtttatcactgctgtccaagaAAAAATGTATCTTCATttgtgtctgtttttagttttccccATGGTTTGAAGCATGTAGCTGctatgtacactgtgtaaatccttctgggtgaatggaccaatagaaaagctctaaattactctaaataaactcttactttacattacctTTCATTtgaagttaagaacatttttccTCAACCATCTCCTGTAAAtttactattttggagatacatgtttttcattcaaCAGTGATGTTATGTtatcaaaatgtatttaataattgCACCATTATTTTCTATGTAGCTATGTAGCTTACATCAAAAACAGCCACTGGTCCAGAAGAGAGTTCTGAAGCCCTAGTCTTTCAAAAATAACATGCATTGTAATAGTCATGTTTGAGCTCCACTTAGTAGTAAGCTTTTATCTGTTCAGGAGTAAACTGCATCACTCATAAatggttgtcattattattttttaccagATTATGAGGATATAACTAGATTGTGCCTTTTTAAAGCTAAACGACCAGTTTACCCCTGTTGCTGAGTGGATCAGACTAAACTGGCATTCCTTCCTTTTAGCAAAATGTGAAACCTATGGCAAGGATGGGCCCAGGACACATCGGTGCTCTTTCATCGGCATCTGGGAAGGAGAAAAAAGCAGGTGAGCTCTTAAAAAGCATGACGAGTGTAAGACTTTAGTTGATCTTGTTGGTCTTCATGAACAGATTCagctcatttaaataaaatgaattaattatgtCTGATTGcctctaaaataataaaaataacaatctaaacacattttaaaaatcatttacaCACAAAGTCAACAGTGCCTATTTGAAGAAGAACACAAAAGACATCTGGGATGTGGATGAGGTGACGGAAGGGACGCACCTAGATGACCTTGCAGATCTCCGACCCCAGCCTGAGTGAGTGTGTAGCAGAATAAGCTGCTTTCCAAATAATAGCTCAATGTGACCAATTTTAAGGACCAACATACAgcggtgggtgtgtgggtgtttgtatGGTTGCATATAGAAAGCTAATACCATTGTTAAAGAAGCTATCAACATTTCAGTCTCTCATACTTTTGTGTTTCCTCTGCTGGTTTTTCCATGGACCAGTCAGAATTAGGGGTTATTTTCATCAGCTATTCCCCACCAAAACTCCATCCCATACACACCTTTTTCTTTAGCTGTACTTGACTGGCTACCAGTGAGTCTGCAGTGCCCCTTTACTCAAATGAAATAGGGCTTTAGAGAGCAGCTTGTTGATGGAGCTGTTCCttctctcttgctccctctaCTGCCGCTGGATGTCTGGCAAAATTCCTCCTTGTGTTTACTTATGACCACAGCTACCATGATCACTCCTAGTTGAATGTTAATTTACTGGTGGTACTAGTTTAATAGATGAAAAAGTTAAATTgcgttaatcacaacaatattctgtaattaattacattttaaaatgctagctagcacattacatttttaggcaggagaataaataaatgtgtgaatCAATTAAACTTGTGATTagtcataataataaattagagaatattgttgtgattaatgtGCCATCAATGCATCAATGGTATCTTTAGTATCACTGAAAGTATTTGCAATAGagttgaccccccccccctcagagAAGGACCAGCCTATCTATCTGATATATGTAGATGAGCATGTACTCACCTGTTCTGTGTCACTGATGgcttgcatgtctgtgtgtgtgtgtgtgtgtaggtatgaGATTATTTTGAAGCAGACCGTGGGTACCGAGGATCTGTTTCTGGGCATGAGCCGAAAGGATCCATCCTCCATGTGCTGTGAGAGCATGCTGGTAGGCTCCCCTCCTATTCCTGTTCACACTCGCAACACAGTGAAGCTAGAGTGTTAGGCCAGGTCTAGAGTAATATTTCCTACGGCAGTGTACTGATACTGTCACACAACAGCAATGATGTTGTGATGTtgtcactctatctctctctcctgcaggtGAGGGTGAAGCTGCCTGACACCAAAGCGTCTGATCTAGTGCTGGACGTGAGGGAAACATTTCTTGATCTCAGAACTCCGAAGTAGTAAGTTTCTGGCTGTTCTAataagctacacacacacacacacacacacacgtacatacaGGAGGAGATCTTCCACTACAGAACTTCCACtttctctgtatttttcttttctcttactCACTTTCATTCATATTGGCTTAACTGGGGGCTTGGCTTACCATATGCAGTTTCAACATTGTGAAAGCATTTGAAGCAatcaatgaataaattaatgatttattaattaattgtaaACATTATTTGATATGTTTGTACTGCAGACAAGATCAGCATAACATGACAGACTATttatctctttttctctgcagTAAACTAGGCCTTCATCTTCCCCACCCAGTGCACAGTGGGGAAGGCACAGCCCGGTTCATTACAGAGCGCGCTGAACTGGAGATCACATTGCCCATGAACAGACCCCTGGACTGCATCAATCTGGCCTGAAGAGAGCAAAGGCAAAacgcagcagctgcagcagcaatgGCTTTGTTTGGCCATAATGCAGGGAAGGAGAGTTCATTTACCACCGCGAAGCGAAtcaagagtgaaagagagaaggatGCTAAGGAACAGAAACTGTTCCACACCACATTCAGCTACCAACGGCTGACAAGTATTTGGAACCACAGTTATTCTGTTTTTAGGCTGGTTTAGAAGTGTGTAGAGTCTcatatttctaataaaaatgaatgaatcagtttatTGTCCTTTGGTGAGTTTTATCTGTCCTGGGCAGAGACAGAGTCTCTTACACATAAcgcactgtatgtatgtatgtatgtatgtatgtcgaTTTTCAAATGTAGGTCCCCAATAATGTTGAGAATACTGACTTGACTAACAGTTGTGCCCCAGATTAAGAACAGTAATCGTTGAATCAGTTATTTAAACAGACACTTTGAACAGACACAGTTGGTTCAGTTTGGTAACTCAACAACCTTCAGGCAGTTTTCAAATGACCCAGAATGATAGAAATCTGATTTCTCCAGAGTAGCATGAAAATAACAAATCTGATCCTTTCAAAGCATAAGCTTAAAGTGCAAAGTGAAGAGATTTTTGCATACACATAAATCTGAACACATCAGATCTGTCACTTAAAAGCAACAAAATGGATTTGTGTCTGCATGTAGTAAGTTTGTTTAGGCCTAAGATGTGTCTGCCTGTAGTTACAATTACATACTCTGACTAAAAAATGCTATCtgaaaatgtatgacaaaatGTATGACTTACGCTTCCTTAGTCTTTGATGCAGCCATAAAATATGATTACCATATATACAATAAACATTACTTTAATAGGGATTTTACATGTGTCTACTTTGTGAATATGAGTGCGGAATgcagtattattttatttttactgttttaatatGGACGAGTAGGTTGTCAACCAAAACAACCATATTAACCATTTGTGAAACACCCACggtgactgtgagcacacatcCCTGGATAGGCTgtcggggagcagagaggataaagggccttgctcatgcCACAGGGTGACGTTAGGTCCTCAGCAGACTGAACACATCGTGACAACAAGCTCACCCGCTGTCTCTTTCCATCGTTTTCCATACTCAACAATATTACAGTCTCTGTTTGTTTCAGATTTTCAGATGTTTTGTGCTAAATCTGAAATGGTAGTCAAATAAGGCATTCTCATGCTGGTAGGGGATGTTTTACCCCTGACCTGCCCTCGAAGACGAGGCTTTTAATCCTCCAGCTAGAGGAAAGGTGCACATGCTAGTATGTTGCCCTTAAGGATGAAATCCACATGAGCCTTAATGTGTACAACACAAACATCGGTTACAGTTCAAACTGACCACTCTGTCAAGGACATAGTCCTGCCtttgcacccaatgattctggTAGGCTCTGGACCGTCACTGCGACCCTGACAAGGAACAAGT comes from the Salminus brasiliensis chromosome 23, fSalBra1.hap2, whole genome shotgun sequence genome and includes:
- the dnaaf6 gene encoding dynein axonemal assembly factor 6, with translation MEHLSSLQNLQALSALLSTPADEESDEEDGKQNVKPMARMGPGHIGALSSASGKEKKAVNSAYLKKNTKDIWDVDEVTEGTHLDDLADLRPQPEYEIILKQTVGTEDLFLGMSRKDPSSMCCESMLVRVKLPDTKASDLVLDVRETFLDLRTPKYKLGLHLPHPVHSGEGTARFITERAELEITLPMNRPLDCINLA